A region from the Canis lupus dingo isolate Sandy chromosome X, ASM325472v2, whole genome shotgun sequence genome encodes:
- the ARMCX3 gene encoding armadillo repeat-containing X-linked protein 3 yields MGYARKVGWVTAGLVIGAGACYCIYRLTRGRKQNKEKMAEGGSGDVDDVGDCPGARYNDWSDDDDDNSENKGIVWYPPWARIGTEAGTRARARARARATRARRAVQKRASPNSDDTILSPQELQKVLCLVEMSEKPYILEAALIALGNNAAYAFNRDIIRDLGGLPIVAKILNTRDPIVKEKALIVLNNLSVNAENQRRLKIYMNQVCDDTITSRLNSSVQLAGLRLLTNMTVTNEYQHMLANSISDFFRLFSAGNEETKFQVLKLLLNLAENPAMARALLRAQVPSSLGSLFTKKENKEVILKLLVIFENINDNFKCEETEPAQDQFSEGSLFFFLKEFQGCADKILGIESHHDFLVKVKVGKFMAKLAERMFPKSQE; encoded by the coding sequence ATGGGCTACGCCAGGAAAGTAGGCTGGGTGACTGCGGGACTGGTGATTGGGGCTGGAGCCTGCTATTGCATTTACAGACTGACAcggggaagaaaacagaacaaggaGAAAATGGCTGAGGGTGGATCTGGGGATGTGGATGATGTTGGGGACTGTCCTGGGGCTAGGTACAATGACTggtctgatgatgatgatgacaacagTGAGAACAAGGGTATAGTGTGGTACCCACCTTGGGCCCGGATTGGGACTGAGGCTGGAACCAGAGCAAGAGCCAGAGCAAGGGCCAGGGCTACTCGGGCTCGCCGGGCTGTTCAGAAACGGGCTTCCCCCAATTCTGACGATACTATTCTGTCCCCTCAAGAGCTGCAGAAAGTTCTTTGCTTGGTTGAGATGTCTGAAAAGCCTTATATTCTTGAAGCGGCTCTAATTGCTCTAGGTAACAATGCTGCGTATGCATTTAACAGAGATATTATTCGTGATCTGGGTGGTCTCCCAATTGTTGCAAAGATTCTCAATACTCGGGATCCGATAGTTAAGGAAAAGGCTTTAATTGTCCTGAATAACTTGAGTGTGAACGCTGAAAATCAGCGCAGGCTTAAGATATACATGAATCAAGTGTGTGATGACACAATCACCTCTCGCTTGAACTCATCGGTGCAGCTGGCTGGACTAAGATTGCTTACAAATATGACTGTTACTAATGAGTATCAGCACATGCTTGCTAATTCCATTTCAGACTTTTTTCGCTTATTTTCAGCGGGAAATGAAGAAACCAAATTCCAGGTGTTGAAACTCCTTTTGAATTTGGCTGAAAATCCAGCCATGGCTAGGGCACTGCTCAGAGCCCAAGTACCATCTTCACTGGGCTCCCTCTTTACTAAGAAGGAGAACAAAGAGGTTATTCTTAAGCTTCTGGTCATATTCGAGAACATAAATGAcaattttaaatgtgaagaaaCTGAACCTGCTCAGGATCAATTCAGCGAAGgttcactgtttttctttttaaaagaatttcaaggGTGTGCTGACAAGATTCTGGGGATAGAAAGTCACCATGATTTTTTGGTGAAAGTAAAAGTTGGAAAATTCATGGCCAAACTGGCTGAGCGTATGTTCCCAAAGAGCCAGGAATGA